The genomic DNA ACATTCTCAAAGCAATGGCCGCCTTCGGCGTGAACCACATCTGCGCCGAGCCGCCCTCACAATCACAAAGCTCTGCTGCGCAGCAAAAAAAAGACGATGACTGGTCCGTAGACGGGTTATCACGCAAGCGCGAGCACATCGAATCGTTTGGATTGAATGTGGAGGCGCTCCGCCTGCTCCATCCCACTTACATCACCAGATCAGAAATTCCGAACGTGATGATGGGCAAGGGCCCCGAGCGCGACCGCGAGATTGACGCTATCTGCGAGAAAATTCGCAGCGCCGCCAAGGCGGGATTCCCCATGTTGACCTATAACCTCTCAATGCTCGGGGTGGTGCGGACCGAACCCACACCAGGCAGAGGCGGCGCGACCTATGCAACCTTCAACTACGAGCAGACGGCCGACCGCGACAAGCTGACGGAAGCTGGAGTGGTGAGCGCGGAGCAATCCTGGGAGCGCATCGCTTATTTTCTGCAGCGGGTAGTACCGGTGGCGGAGGAGAACAAAGTACGAGTGGCCTGCCATCCGCAAGACCCGGCTATGCCTGAGCCGCAGGGCTTCCGCGGGGTGCATCGCGTCCTCAGCACCGTGGACGGACTTAAAAAGTTTATTGCACTGAGCCCAAGCCCTTATCACGGACTGAATTTCTGCCAGGGCACAATTTGCGAAAGCCTGAAAAATCCCAATGAAGAAATTCACGATGCGATCCGTTACTTCGGCTCGCGCGGAAAGATTTTCAACGTGCACTTCCGCAACATTAAGGGAGGCTTCCTGAATTTTCAAGAAACCCTTCCCGATAACGGCGATGTAAATTTTATCCGCGCTATCCGGACTTATAAAGAAGTTGGCTATGACGGCAT from Terriglobales bacterium includes the following:
- a CDS encoding mannonate dehydratase, which encodes MNRRDFLHTAAAGALAAAATQVAEAQEQSPSKDTASKTSLPKSNRKKANLKLGTQHGDSDDILKAMAAFGVNHICAEPPSQSQSSAAQQKKDDDWSVDGLSRKREHIESFGLNVEALRLLHPTYITRSEIPNVMMGKGPERDREIDAICEKIRSAAKAGFPMLTYNLSMLGVVRTEPTPGRGGATYATFNYEQTADRDKLTEAGVVSAEQSWERIAYFLQRVVPVAEENKVRVACHPQDPAMPEPQGFRGVHRVLSTVDGLKKFIALSPSPYHGLNFCQGTICESLKNPNEEIHDAIRYFGSRGKIFNVHFRNIKGGFLNFQETLPDNGDVNFIRAIRTYKEVGYDGMLMPDHVPKIDGDTGGRQAFAYCFGYIQALIQMVNQEG